agttttgcagttgtgtggacgacgtgagcatatgatgacaaatgttctaTTTtgtcaagcataatgagtttgaataattgaaaaatgattgcagaaacgcgaagtcacattttcagaagACGTTTTCGCTGttgtcgacgtcgtctttggttaagctccctattttgtCATCCACGACGACGTATGAAAAACCCTTATGTTTAGTGCCAAGTTAGTAGTGGAAAAAATTTAAGTAttgcaatgaaaatattttAGTCTCTAACTCCTCCATTCATGCCGCATATGCCTCAGGTTGAACAATTGCAGCCCCAAGTGCATCGTGAAATCGACCAGATGAAGTCCTAAGAAGTCTAAATGTTACAACTGCATGGAATTGATAAGACGAAAGCAACAATCTCCAAGTCAAACTCGCTAATACCAGAATCTGAGACATAGGAGGTTGGAAGAATTTAACACTCTCTGAGGTTTTCAAAGCCTTTCTCATTTTCTACATGCACAATGTACTTAATTTTTGCGGTATTGTGACGCCTGACTACTCCAGTTCTCTAGgaagtttccattttttttttcagttagtTTGTTTGAGAGAGAGATACAATTTTCCTTTGATAGTTTTCTGTTCCGGCTGTAGCTTCTTGACAATGGCTGCGATCTTTTTAACAGTTTCATCGTTCGATAGTCCTGTTCGCTTGCTTTTAAATTTTTGCAACAGGTCCTTGCTTGTCATTGGCTTTCGTGCGAGGTACCTTCTCACTGCCTCTTCCGTGATCCCCTGAGGGCCATCCTCGCTACCAGTGGGTGTTGGGGTGCTAGTTCTTGAGCCTCCTCCGGTCCCCGCTGAAGAAGGTCCCGAAGATATCCGCGGTTTCTTAGAAGCAGGGCCAGTTTCTTCCCCTGTTGTTCCCTTTTTAGCTGCGCTGGTAGGGCGCTTCTTGGCCTTTGCTAAAAAACATATAAGTGGAAAATGCGGTTGGCGACTAAACTGCGATGATTTCAGTTATAAGGTAGATTACAGTTGGCGCAGCGACCAGGCGGACAATCAGACATACTTTGACGCTAATCTGGTTTAAAATAAGTTACAATTCAGAGCCCAAAATGGTAAATTTtcaaaaaccatttattttaaaccagagtagcgACAACTGTCTGCCGGATCTTTTACTTGTTACTACTTCTCTGTTAAGATGTACGAAAATTTCATGTTATTGCACATTGTCCACGTTATAAAATTGTTGAGATaataataactgttaattatatgaCACTGCTATTGGGACACGAAGTTTCAAAaattgacagaaaaaaaaacttccacGAGCCagtgaatgataaaaagaaattGGGTATTTCTAAGGTAGAATTACCTAGACGAcacaaaaatcattgaaataaatggaagaaaaaacaataacaaccgACTCCCAACCTTATATTCAAATTtgtattgtcaataagcggacagacacatgaaatttataatttatgcgatattgacgcaacgaatGAGAGCAGAatatttgaaaagtcgatctgtcactttttaaccaatagaaagcgtccgttttttctattagcgtggagaattatgaatttggtcgcgtcagattgaataaattttgaagtttctcgcgcatttttgtctcgcgttttgacttaattttgtcccctctacctttctgttattctaaaaaacaaatggacgtcagtttttcatgcgtctgtcctgttattgacaatgaatttcgtcataacattgtcaaagtagtctgcggacccactcggctatcgcctcgtggatccacagcttctttgacaatgttatgacgaaattcatgaccaataacaggacagacgcatgaaacactgacgtcaatttgttaaatcgaTCGAACAGACAGTATCGAATGCCAATTGGATGTCTGGGTAGTAACGCCGGCAGATAGAACTATGATGCTAGAGAAGGCGGAATAGAATACTACTTACACGGTGTACCCGGCCGCTCCTGACTCAGTTTGCTGACCGCAGCAGCGATGGTATGTGCAGTACCGTCCATGGCAGCGGTGGGAGTTGATGATCGGCTGTTAGATGATGTGCTGGAACCACTtcctgactttttttttcttttcttatcaCCTTCattgaataaaaaagaaagacgGAATGAAATTACCACGGAAAATTCTATGGACAGGGATAAGAATACTCGCTTCTTTTGTAACTCTGAGTTGGTTTATTTGGATTTTCTCTTGCTGTGAGTGGCCAAAGGCCCGTATTTTTATGTTAGGCACAACACTGATACTGTTCTTTTGAGTTATGTAAGAACTCTCTCGTTTGTAGTTTGTACACAGCTTCTTTTaattaaatgaattttttttgctaaGAAGAAACAGGGAATTTATTATAGGGAAGAACCTGGAAACGACTTTTCTGTGGGTTGGCGGGCCACGTAtatttttcgcgccaaaataaTTCTAACAGCGATTGAATGTTTACTTTTTACATTTTGCTATTAAAAGTAGGAAAAAAGACAATTATAATTCCATCGTTTCGAAAAAGGAACACAGAATAGGCCCAGAAAAGGTAAACCTGAATATTCCGCTTATTAATTTTTCGAAATGGGGCAAAAGTCAAAGAGCCCATAGAATGAAACTGAGGAGGAAGTTGACCGAAGTTCTACCTTTTCTGATAAGAAAGATAAAATATAGGCCCCAAATTCTCTAAAAATCGTTGAAAACTATGCGTGGAACGTTAAACAACCAGCAACAAACAACGCAGAAAGACAGAGACTAAGGTAAATGATCGGAGATTTAGTACATCAAACTACTCCACGAGGTCAAATTGGCCGACATGTTATAGGTAAGTATTTAAAATAGCACTGAAAACTAGTGATGAAGCCTAAGAACACGCAGGGCTTCAACAAAGACGGCATAacggagcttaagcagcaacgacgtcATCCTTGCTTGAGCTCGCTATCGGCGAAAGACGAGTGCTCACACTACGCCCGCAATCCTTCTCCCTTCCTAAGCTACATTAGGGAGACGCTTGCTGAAACGAAAACGCCACTTCAAAAAATGGAATTTTGCGCTTGGTAAAGTATATGCCTTGCAACAATTTCATGTTAGTCACGCTGTAAGAAATGGGCCAAGTGTCCTTTCGCTGAACTGGAACGActtgttttcatgcaaaggcagaCGACGGAAGATTTACTGCTGctggctcgcgttgtcgtcagaacctcaaactTGAAATTTCACGTAGTCGTTCGGCAGACTACGTGATATATggttatttttcctcgttcggCCAATCATATAAAGGTAATTGATTTGTGGCCTTGCAGTTGATGTTGCAGTCGTCATTTTCATCCGAACTGCATGGTTGAACTATTCTAAAAAGTAAGGTAAAAAAATCTGAGGTCTGTGaatgagtaaattttttcacCTTGTAAAAAGAGTGCAGACGTTCCTTTCACTTCATCTTTATCAGGGTCTTCGTCTTCCTCATCAAAAGACTCTCTTCCTTCTTCTCTGTCCAACATATCCTTCAGTTCATGTCCAGCCTGTGTTAATTCATCATCTTCTTCGCTCGATGACTCCTCCACGTTAAGATCATCTTCAGCTTTGGGTTTGCCCTCCTCTACGACTTTCAAGTTCTCTGGAGAATTAAAAATGATCGTCAGTAAACCCCTCAACTACAATGTCAGTAACTGGCAAAATTGCCCAAAAGTCATCGCACCCGAAGTTATGTCGCCCAAAACCAGAGTCCTGTCGCCCGATTTGTTACCGCGAGTCGTGGGTTGCAACCGGGCTTGTCGTTGGTCAGAACTGGGCGACCGGATGGGCCAATTGGTCTTTGCCACATATCAATCAATTCTACCAAACTTAGAAGGCTACTTATGTCAGAACTGGTCATCCTTCTATAGCAGTTTTCATTTGCGGCAGAACTGATGCGTTACGAGATTGACGCAGTTGTGAGAGCAAATGTGTGGCCTGAGTTCGATACGGGACTCGAAGCTATTTGTGGATTGATTGATTAACTCTTCTTCCCCGGGagctttccttttgtttcattatgcaaatatgtcTTCTGGTCACATAAGCGAACACTATCTATTCAGCCTTCCTCTCTTataaatttctagtttgtaaagaaactgtggtgctgcgtcggtgggagagatcgaaacaaaaatttggttttatcaaacgagttgataaaggtgaaattaccaccgtgaaagatttggaaagctgacgtttcgagcgttagcccttagtcattcgctctgacgaagggctaacgctcgaaacgtcagctttccaaatctttcacggtggtaatttcacctttatcaactcgtttgataaaaccaaatttgtgTTCCTCTCTTATAGTTCTGTTTGTGAAATAAGGCCTCAAATAAAATGCGCCACTATTCAAATGAAACTAGCACTGGCACGGTTCATTGTATTATTTTCAGCCTTCTGgcaattatttaattttttgttctttatatAATGCTCATACGTTTTTGATGTAAATAGTATTTTTATTagatagctttttttttattagatagaTAGTATGTAAAAGCAGCTTATCAACTACTTTTACATACCATGTATAAATaaatgctattattattattatttttttgagtAAATTAATTGTAAATAGGATTTTAATAGTTACCATTGttgtcaattattattattattattattattattattatggtgatgatgatgattcaACACTGGTTAATTCTTGGTCATCAAAGTTCCAGTCAAGTCTCAACCTGAGACTTCAGCACCTCAGATCCTAGGAGAGCAGACTTttgtattattatcatcatcatcatcatcatcatcatcatcatcatcatcatcatcaccaccaCTACTTAGCACGATGACTTACCctcagaagaagaagaactgtcAGATAAGTAGTCCATTTCCTTTGAATCCATATAACCATCTTCTTCCGATGACAAGTCGCTCTCAGCATCAGATTcagttttcttcttttgcttctCCTTCTGTCCaactttttgtttgtctttcctACCCCTATTATCTGTCACACAAGGAACAGCACCTTAACTTGTCATTAAAATGATGCCACTACACCTTAAGttgcctttttgtctgttgtaGTTCGAACACAAAAATTACACATGAGGCCAAATTGCACTAGAATGCAAAGATGTTTACAAAGATAttcaccattaaattttaagcATCTGACCATAAATTTCTTACAAGCCATGTCCTGACCTTAGTTGTTCCAAAAGAAGATAACACTGGCCaatggataaaataataatatgatTTTTATGAttgttatagtaataataataccttGATCATTTGCTTTTGATGTGCTTGTCCAATGAAGAAAAGTAGTGGCAATAAACTATTAGAATTTCAGCCAGTTGGCTGTCTTTAATCCAACAAATCAAGCCATCCCTCCTTTCCTTAAAAGAAGTGGGGTCTTCTCCTAATCTGAATCCCTCACAATTCATTTCTTGGAAATCCCTGATTGCCATTAAGGAAAACAGATTTAAAAGTACAGTTTACCTTCTTTGCTTTTTGACCTTCCTTGTTtctcatcgtcatcatcatcattttcatcttcCTCAGACATTGATAAGTCATGATCTTCATCATGGATGATctgctcaaaacaaaataacaatcaTCAAAGTCTATGGTCATTCCAGACAACTGTGAAAGGTAATTTGGCAAAAGCAAGAACAGTAAAGAAAGTTGTTTAATTTACAGGCCCTGTTCATCAAAGTCAGTCAACCGCTGATATGCCATTCTTG
This window of the Acropora muricata isolate sample 2 chromosome 14, ASM3666990v1, whole genome shotgun sequence genome carries:
- the LOC136898479 gene encoding general transcription factor IIF subunit 1-like — translated: MNRQVNASAVPMAAKPMPQQKASGISQSSNSVSIAGPSNSNTSQYKVRVPRNLAKNYSVMRFPSTKVDISSMSKAQMSRQSEQVEEKDSESLPSFGAGSEFGRERREESRKKRRGFVTQPKDPESVPWNLKIGGKSGRRFTGRKEAGINENSSYYILTQCQDGAFEAVPVGNWFNFTADIKYQTLSVDEAEEEYNRREKIVNYFSVMVKKRLQDNKEEDEGEDKTGDNKSKLAGKPSSLIIHDEDHDLSMSEEDENDDDDDEKQGRSKSKEDNRGRKDKQKVGQKEKQKKKTESDAESDLSSEEDGYMDSKEMDYLSDSSSSSEENLKVVEEGKPKAEDDLNVEESSSEEDDELTQAGHELKDMLDREEGRESFDEEDEDPDKDEVKGTSALFLQGDKKRKKKSGSGSSTSSNSRSSTPTAAMDGTAHTIAAAVSKLSQERPGTPSKAKKRPTSAAKKGTTGEETGPASKKPRISSGPSSAGTGGGSRTSTPTPTGSEDGPQGITEEAVRRYLARKPMTSKDLLQKFKSKRTGLSNDETVKKIAAIVKKLQPEQKTIKGKLYLSLKQTN